The sequence below is a genomic window from Actinomycetota bacterium.
CGAACGACAACTCGACCAAGCAAACGGTGCTTTCTGGGCGACTGGAAGCTCTCGCCGAGGTATCAGAGCTCCTGGCTGCCGAGACATCCGCACGCCTGATTCCGCTGAAAGTCTCCGGCGGATTTCATAGCCCACTGATGGAACCTGCAGCCGAGCGATTCGCAGAGAGTCTGCGTCAAGCTGAATTCCGCTCAGCCGTCATTCCCGTTCTTTCCAACGCTGAGCCGACACCGACGCAAGATCCCGAGATTCTTCGGCAGAGGTTGATTTCACAGATGACCGCTCCGGTAAGATGGACCGAGACCATGGCTGCGATATCGGAACTTGCGCCTGTAGTTGCCATCGAGTCGGGTCCCGGCTCGGTGCTGCGAGGTCTGGCTCGTGGGGTTCCCGGCGTGTCCATGATTAGCGTGGAGTCTGTTGGACTTGAGCATATCGTTGAGGAGGTGATGAGTCGATGATCGACTTGAACAGCAAGATCGCACTGGTAACCGGCGCCTCAAGGGGAATCGGGGCTGCCATCGCTACGACTTTGGCACGACAGGGTGCCTCGGTCGCAGTCAACTACTTCGGCAGTGAACAGGCGGCTAGGGCAGTCGTGGAGGAGATCACTCGCGAGGGGGGCAAGGCCGTCGCTATCCAGGCGAATGTCGGCGTCGCCGCCGAAGCAGACCGCCTGCTAGCGCAGGTGATCGAGACCTTCGGGCGGGTCGATATCGTCGTGAACAACGCCGGGATCACTCGTGACGGGTTGCTGGTGCGCATGAGCGACAGTGACTGGCGTGATGTCATCGACACCAATCTGACCGGGACGTTCAATGTGACTCGTGCAGTGACTCGCCCGATGATGAAGCAGCGAGCCGGGACGATCATCAACATCACCTCGGTCGTAGGGCTTACAGGCAACGCCGGTCAGGCGAATTACTCGGCAGCTAAGGCCGGCGTCATCGGCCTTACCAAGTCTACCGCCCGCGAGCTTGCTTCTCGGGGGATCAGGGTCAACGCTGTAGCACCCGGGTTCATTGAGACAGACATGACCGCCGAGCTATCCGAGTCTGTCCGAAGCGAGGTCGTAAAGGACATCGCACTCGGCACCCTTGGGAAACCGGCTGACGTCGCGAACATGGTGGCATTCCTGGCTTCCGAGGAGGCCCGCTACATCACAGGTCAGGTGATTGCAGTAGACGGAGGAATGACTTTTCTCTAGTCTGACTGTTCAACGAATTCATAGGAAAGGGAAGGGAGAGCACGAACATGGAAAGTGCAGAAATTTTTGAGAAGGTAAAAGCAGTCGTTGTCGAGCAGCTAAACGCCGATGAGGCCGAGGTCACGGCTGAGGCCTCGTTCATCGACGACCTGGGCGCTGACTCACTGGATATAGTGGAGCTAGTCATGGCTCTGGAAGAATCCTTCGGGATGTCGATTCCGGACGAAGAAGCCGAGAGCATCAAGACCGTCGGTGACGCTGTCGCCTACATCAAGGCGAATGCGTAGCGTGGAGATGCCTGCGCTGACCATCGGTGGGCGCACCGCGCGCGTGCCCGTGATCCAAGGCGGCATGGCGGTGCGCATCTCGATGGCACCACTGGCCGGCGCTGTTGCCAGGGCGGGAGGCATCGGTGTCATCGCTGGATCCGGGTTGACACCTGAGGAGCTTACTGCTGAGATAGCGGCAGCGCGAGGCATCGCTGGTCCCGATGGGGTCATCGGCGTCAACATCATGGTCGCTATCGCGCGGTTCAAGGGGCTCGTCCAAGCTTCTCTTGATGCTGGGATAGACCTGGTCATCGCCGGAGCCGGCTTCTCCCGCGAAGTATTCCAGTGGTGCCGCGAAGCCGACACGCCCTTGGTGATCATCGTCGGCTCAGACAGGGTCGCGCAGTTGGCCCAGCGCTTCGGGGCCGCGGCGGTCATCGCCGAGAGCTTCGAAGCAGGGGGCCACTTGGGGACCGAGAAGTCGCTTACCGAGCTGATGCCGGAGGTGTTGGCGTCTGTCGACATCCCGGTCATCGCTGCAGGCGGCATCCACGATGGTCATCGCATTCGCGAACTCATCGAGATGGGGGCCGCTGGCGTTCAGATGGGCTCGCTATTCGCTGCCACAGTGGAATCCTCGGCATCAGCAGAGTTCAAGCGGATGTACGTTGAGTGCACCGCTGACGATGTCATGTTGGTCAAGAGTCCGGTGGGCCTTCCCGGCAGGGCGCTTCGCAACCCGTTGGCTATGCGCCTGGATCGCCAGGACTATCCGCCTATCGAGAGCTGCGTCGCATGTCTGAAGAAGTGCAACAGAGAGTATTGTATTATCGACAAGCTGATCAAAGCCCAGCAGGGCGATGTGGATGCAGGGCTCGTGTTCGCAGGCGAATCCGCTGTTCATGTCAGCGAGATACCTACCGTCGCACAGCTGATCGATCGGCTGCAGGCGGAGTATGCATCAGCGTGAAGTGAAGTCGACTTACGAGGAGCTTGATCGATGAGAAGAGTCGCAATCACTGGTCTCGGCGCCATAAGTCCGGTCGGCATCGGTGTTCAGGACACGTGGGCGGCCCTTGTTGCCGGCCGCTCAGGGATCGCTCCGATCACATCCTTCGACGTCTCGCGATACAGCACTCGCTTTGGAGGGGCTGTCGATGGGTTCACGCCGACCGACTGGCTCGATGCCAAAGAAGCCAGGAGGCTCTCGCGATTCCAGCAGTTCGCTGTTGCGGCTGCCGATGAGGCGATCGCCGATGCCGGCCTTACCATCACCGAGGACATCGCGACCAGAGTCGGCGTCATCGTCGGGTCCGGTATCGGTGGACTCGCCACGATGGAAGAGCAGACGCTGATCCTTGCCGAGAGAGGCCCGGATCGCATCAGTCCCTTCCTGGTCCCGATGATGATCGTCGACCTTGCTGCCGGTCACATCTCCATACGCCATGGCCTTAAGGGCATCAACTACGCGCCCGTCTCGGCATGTGCCACAGGCAATCATGCGATCGGTGAAGCAGGGGAGGCTATCCGCCGAGGAACCGCTGATGTGGTCGTCACCGGTGGATTCGATTGCGGCCTGACCCCCCTTGGGCTGGCCGGCTTCTGCGCCGCTCGTGCGCTTTCCACGCGCAACGATGATCCCGAGAGGGCTTCTCGGCCGTTCGATGCAGGTCGGGATGGATTCGTCATCGGCGAAGGTGGCGGCATTCTGGTCCTTGAGGAGATGGAGTTCGCGCGTGCTCGCGGCGCGAAGATCTATGCGGAGCTAGTCGGCTACGGGGCTTCGGCCGATGCGTACCACATCACGGCTCCGGCTCCCGATGGCAACGGTGCTCGTCGCGCCATGGAAGCTGCGCTTGCGCAGGCGGGATTCTCGACCGCAGACGTGGGCTATATCAATGCGCACGGCACCTCGACCATGCTTGGAGACATCGCCGAGACAGGGGCGATCAAGGCTGTTTTCGGCGACGATGCTCCTGTGGTTTCGTCGACCAAGTCGATGACGGGCCACTTGCTGGGAGGAGCCGGAGCCCTTGAAGCGGTCGTCGCCGTCATGGCGATCACGCAGGGCCTTGTGCCGCCGACGATCAACCTTGAGGACCCAGACCCTTCATGCGACCTGGACTATGTGCCGAATGTCGCGAGGAACCTTCAGGTCAATGCTGCGATGAGCAACTCCTTCGGCTTCGGTGGCCACAATGCAACGCTTTTATTCGCCGCGGTCTGATGGGTCGCTCGATGGATGAGCCTGCGATATCAGCTGCTCTCGATGCGATCGAACGGATCGTCGGCTATCGCTTCGTCGACACCGCCCTCCTGGAAGCTGCGCTGACCCATCCAAGCGCGACCGAGGGGGTTTCTGCGAGAAACAACTACGAGCGCCTCGAATTCCTAGGCGATGCGGTGTTGTCGCTGGTAATCGTCGAGACGGTGTTCCTGAGATTCCCCCAGATGCCCGAGGGCGACATGACCAAGCTCAAGATCGGTTTGGTGGCCGGGACGACACAGGCTCAGATCGCCGAGGAGATCGGGCTAGGGGAAATGATCCTCTTTGGGGATAGCGTGAAAGGCCCAGCAGACCGGGGGCGTGCCTCGGCGCTAGAGAACGCTTTCGAGGCCCTCATCGGCGCGATCTATGTCGATGGTGGGCTTGCTACCACCCGTGAAGTTGTTTCGCGTGCTTACGGCGACCGCATCAGATTTGACTTCCGGGCGATCAGCGAACATCCTAAGTCCGAACTGCAGGAACTCGCACAGGCGAGCGGGCTTGCTCCTGAGTATTCGATCGTCGAGACTTCGGGTCCGCCGCACGACGCGACGTTCACAGCCCAGGTCTCCATCGACGGCACTGTCCTCGGTCAGGGCGTTGGGCGCTCGAAGAAGGAAGCCGAAATGGCAGCGGCCGCGCAAGCCTTGGAAGTGTACAAGACTAAGTGAAGGGCGATCACACGCACCCATGCATCTGAAATCTCTCACGCTCAAAGGGTTCAAATCCTTTGCTGATAAGACGAGTCTCAAGTTCGAGCCGGGCGTCTCGGTAGTCATCGGACCCAACGGCTCCGGCAAGTCCAACGTGACCGACGCCGTCCTGTGGGTCTTGGGCGAACAGTCGGCCAAAGCCCTGCGCGGTCAGGCGATGGAGGATGTGATCTTCGCTGGATCCTCGGGTCGCAAGGCTTTAGGTGTGGCTGAGGTCGACCTCAAGCTGGATAACAGCTGCGGGACGCTACCCATCGAGTTCACCGAGATCGTCATCACGCGACGCATGTACCGATCGGGTGAGAGCGAGTATCTCATCAACGGTGCACCATGCCGCCTCATGGACATCCACGAGTTGCTCCACGACACCGGCCTGGGCAAGGGTGCCCACTCGATCATCAGCCAGGGTCAGATTGACGAGGTCCTCAACGCGCGTCCTGAAGACCGGCGGGCGCTCATCGAAGAAGCCGCCGGCGTCCTCAAGCACAAGCGCCGAAAAGAGCGCGCCGTTCGCAAGCTCGCCGGTATAGACGGGCTGCTGCAGCGGGCGCGTGACCTGTCATCGCAGATGCAGCGCCAGCTCAAGCCGCTGTCTCGGCAGGCCTCTCGTGCGGAGCAGCACGCCGCCCTCGCCGAGGAGGTCCGCCAACTCGATATCGCACTGGCCGTCGACGACCTGCGCACACTGCAATCCGAGTGGGACGCGGTCGACAAGCAGGAGCGCGAGGCGGACGTCGGCATCGATCTGTTGCGCTATCGGCTGGAAGAGAAGCAAAGGGAGCTCACGAAGTTCCAGCTCCTTCTCGAGGAGAAGGGCCTTTTCGTCGGCGATCTATCAGAGCAGCGCAGGCGTTTGCAGTCGGTCTTAGAACGCATCAACTCAGGGCTGCTTCTGCTTGAGGAGAAGGGCAAGAACCTCATCGAGCGTCTCTCGGAGCTGCGCGCCAAGCATCACAAGAGTCAGGCACGCGTCACCCAGAGGTCCGGTGAGCTTGAGGTTCTACGCGAACAACAGCGCCAGACCGATGCAGAGCTCAAGGCACACTATGCGATGCTCAGTGAGTTGAGGAAGGAATCCGAGCAGGCGCGCAAAGAGCGTCTGGCCGCCGATGAAGACCTTGGTCGCGCCGCCGCCGAGGCCCGCCGGGGGCGCAAGGAGTTCGACGACCTCCGCATCGAGATATCCCGTTCGGAGCAGGGGATGGCGTCATCGAACTTGGAGAAGGACCTCATCGAGGAGCGACGCAAGCAGATCCAAGACGACCGCCTATCGATGACCGCAACGCTTTCGGCGAGAAGAGCGCGTCTCGAACAGACCGACAACCTGATATCGAAGCTGCAAAAGGAGCGGGCCCTGTCCGATGCCGATGTCGACAAGCGCGTCAGGGTGCTCGACAGCAGGCGCAAGGACCTTTCGGCCCTGCGCGACGGAGTCACCGGGCTTCAGGCCGAGGTCAAGGGCCTCGAAGAGGTCGAGAAGGCATTCGCGATGTCTGCCCCAGCGATGGCGTGGGTACTCTCGAAGGAGCGCGAGTTCCCCGGTCTCGTCGGCTCGCTAGTCGAGCAGATCAAGGTCGCGCCGGAGTATGAGCGTCTCGTCGAGCATGTTCTCGGCTCCGACCTGTTCTCCCTACTCGTCGATGACCGCAAGACCTCTCTGGCAATCGCCGATGGCCTCCGTGGTCGCTCAGAAGGCGAGGTCTCGCTGATTCCGCTCGATGTGCGTTCAACCGCCGAGAAGCTCGATCCTCCCGCCGGAGCTGTCCGGCTTATCGACTTGATAGAGTGCGACGCAAAGCTACGTCCCGCTCTCGAAGCCCTGCTCGGCGACGTGATCGCTGTCGAGGATCTCTCCCAGGCGTTCTCAGTCGCTAACGCCAAGCACCGTGTGGTCACGTCCTCGGGCGAGATCGCCTGGCCGTCTGGTAAGGTGACGGCGGGCAGGATGGTCTCGGACAGCGCCGGCGTACTGGAGCGCCAGAGGCGCATCAACGAGCTCAAGGATCAGATGGCCACACATCAGGCCAAGATGGGCGACGCCCAGGACGCGCTCTCAATCGCCGAAGAGGCGCTGCTGGTGGCCCAGCAGGATTCGCTCGAGCTTGGACAGCGCCTGGCCGCCGCCACTGGCGAGCAGGCATCGATCCGTGAGGAAGTCGGTCGACTCGAGGTCACAGTCTCGGCGTTCGACAACGACGAGTCCCGTCTGCAGGAGCGTCTCTCGGCAGTCGAGGATCGCATCAAGAAGAGCACCTCGGAGGCGGCCCGCCTCGCCTCGGCACTATCAACTGCCGAGAAGACCTTGACCGACGCCGAGGAGACGATGGCTCGCGCCAAGGATGTCCAGGAGCAACGCCTTCGCGATGAGAGCTCCATAAACGAGCGCCTCTCGGCATGTCAGGTCGATGTTGCGACGGTCTCCGAGCGTGAAGTGCACCTCAAGAGGCAGATCAACACCATCGGCGCCGACTTGAAGGAGCTTGAGCAGACCATCAAGGCCACCATCCAGACTGAGGAATCGCTGGAGCTTCTGCGGGAGCGGATCGAGCCGCTGCACAATCTTTATGCGGCACTCCTCGACAAGGCCGAGGCGTGGGCGGTCAAACTCCGGGATCGGGCTCGCTTCGAGCAAGCCGACTCGGAGTCGTTGCGGGAGAGCATCCACACATTGCAGGATGCGGTTCGAGACGCTCAGGCTCAGATCGATGACCACAGCGCCGGGTTCAGTGATATCAGGGTCCAGAAGGGTCGCATCGAGGTTCAGATCACCAACGCCGTCGCCAACATCGTCGAGCGACTCGACATCCCGCTCGAGACCGCCCTGGACATGCCGCAGTTCTCAGACCGCGCGGCCGTCGAGGAGAAGGTCCACCGCCTTCGGCAGAAGATCGCCGGACTCGGGCCGGTCAATGCGGTTGCAGTCCAAGAATGCGAAGCCCTGCAGGACCGGCTGGACCGCCTGACCACCTCGATCGAGGACATCGTCGCCTCGCGTAACGCTCTCTCGAAGGTCATCTCGGCAATCGACCAGAAGATCCGCGCGCGGTTCCTAGAGACGTTCGAAGAGGTCGACATCCACTTCCAGGACATCTTCGCTGTGCTGTTCCCCGGGGGACGAGCGTCACTGACACTTACTGATCCAGATGATCCGGCAATCACCGGGATCGAGGTCTCCGCCCAGCCCAGCGGCAAGAAGCTCACCCGGATGTCGCTTATGTCCGGTGGCGAGAAATCGCTGACCGCGCTCGCATTGCTCTTCGCGCTGTACCGCACCAAGCCATGTCCCTTCTATATCCTCGATGAGGTCGAGGCGGCCTTGGATGACGCCAACCTGAGGCGGTTCATCGATTACATCTCCACGATGAGGGTGCGCACACAATTCATCATCGTCACCCACCAGCGCCGCACGATGGAGATGGCCGACGTCCTCTATGGCGCGAGTATGCACTCAGACGGCGTGACGAAGCTTCTGAGTCAGAAGATAGAACGTCAGCCTGGACTTGAGGAGCGAAGTGACAATGCCCTGGTTTAAGCGACTCTCCGAAGGGCTTTCTAGAAGCCGAGACGCCCTGCAGGGTCACCTCTCCGAGCTCATGGGCCGTGGCCCCAAGGTAGACGATGAGTTCTGGACCGACTTGGAGGACGCCCTGATCGTTGCCGACATGGGCGTGATGGCCGCCACAGAGATCGTTTCTCGGCTGAGGAGGACCGCATCAAGACTGGCTTTACCGGATGCGGCGGCGGTGCTTTCACACCTCACAGCTGAACTCGCTGCCGAGTTCGAGCAGCCGACTCAAGATCTCCTTGAAGGACGGGTGACGCTCATCATGGTCGGAGTCAACGGCACGGGCAAGACCACCACTGTGGGCAAGCTGGCCAAGCAGGCGGTGGACTCCGGGCGAAGCGTTCTCCTCGGCTCGGCGGACACCTTCAGGGCGGCGGCGAACGAGCAACTCGACGTCTGGGCCAAGCGAGCGGGTGTAGAGGTCGTCAAGCGAGATAGCGGGGAGGATCCCGCCTCCGTGGCATTCGATACGGTTGCTGCCGCACGCGAGCGCGCCGTGGACATCACCATCATCGACACCGCTGGCAGACTTCATACGTCGGTCGACTTGATGCGCGAGCTGCAAAAGATCCAAAAGGTCACCCGGCGAGAGGCGGATGCCTCCACCACAGTCAAGACGATCCTGACCATGGACGCCACCACCGGCCAGAACGGGTTGGTGCAAGCCAGAGAGTTCCACGCAGCACTGGATCTGGATGGCGTCATCCTGACCAAGCTCGACGGCACCGCAAAAGGCGGAATCGTGGTCGCGGTCGCGCGTGAACTAGGACTTCCAGTGGTGATGGTCGGCGTCGGCGAGGGCATCGAGGATCTTCGGCCTTTCAATCCCGAGGAGTTCGCTGCCGCGCTGATCGGCTCATCATAGTGAACACGCTCTTTGGCACCAAGCCGCCCGGTAAGCTGCGCAACCGCGTGATGCTCATCGTCGCGATCGTGCTGCTGGTGATAGGCGCGACGCTTCTGATCCTCACCAACTTCGTCATCACGACATCTGCGGTGAGCGGGCCTTCGATGTATCCGACACTCCACGAGAACGACGTCCTCTTGATCCGAAGGGGTTATCCCGATCCCGCAAGAGGTGACATCGTGTTGATCGGCCGAGAAATCACAGACAGCTCCGGTCCTAGGCCCGGACTCATCAAGCGCGTGATCGCCATCCCCGGAGATTCCGTCTCGGTTGACACCGGAAGGGCGTTTGTCGACGGACAGGCCGAGCCAGACGCATACACGGTTATACTGTCTTCGGAGGACCTGTCGTTTAGAGAGCAGACGCTCGCACAAGGAAGCATATTCGTCCTAGGCGACAACCGCCCGATCTCGCGGGACAGCCGGATCTTTGGCCCAGTACAGATCCCGCAGGTCGACGGAAGGGCCATTGCGATCATCTGGCCCCCCGATCGGGCCAGGGCATTCGATTAGGGCCCCAGTTCGATGGCGACCCGAAGTACTTCGATCATAGAAAGAGAGAGTTGTTGATGTTCGAGAACTTAGCCCAA
It includes:
- the fabG gene encoding 3-oxoacyl-[acyl-carrier-protein] reductase, with amino-acid sequence MIDLNSKIALVTGASRGIGAAIATTLARQGASVAVNYFGSEQAARAVVEEITREGGKAVAIQANVGVAAEADRLLAQVIETFGRVDIVVNNAGITRDGLLVRMSDSDWRDVIDTNLTGTFNVTRAVTRPMMKQRAGTIINITSVVGLTGNAGQANYSAAKAGVIGLTKSTARELASRGIRVNAVAPGFIETDMTAELSESVRSEVVKDIALGTLGKPADVANMVAFLASEEARYITGQVIAVDGGMTFL
- the acpP gene encoding acyl carrier protein, producing the protein MESAEIFEKVKAVVVEQLNADEAEVTAEASFIDDLGADSLDIVELVMALEESFGMSIPDEEAESIKTVGDAVAYIKANA
- a CDS encoding nitronate monooxygenase, yielding MEMPALTIGGRTARVPVIQGGMAVRISMAPLAGAVARAGGIGVIAGSGLTPEELTAEIAAARGIAGPDGVIGVNIMVAIARFKGLVQASLDAGIDLVIAGAGFSREVFQWCREADTPLVIIVGSDRVAQLAQRFGAAAVIAESFEAGGHLGTEKSLTELMPEVLASVDIPVIAAGGIHDGHRIRELIEMGAAGVQMGSLFAATVESSASAEFKRMYVECTADDVMLVKSPVGLPGRALRNPLAMRLDRQDYPPIESCVACLKKCNREYCIIDKLIKAQQGDVDAGLVFAGESAVHVSEIPTVAQLIDRLQAEYASA
- the fabF gene encoding beta-ketoacyl-ACP synthase II — protein: MRRVAITGLGAISPVGIGVQDTWAALVAGRSGIAPITSFDVSRYSTRFGGAVDGFTPTDWLDAKEARRLSRFQQFAVAAADEAIADAGLTITEDIATRVGVIVGSGIGGLATMEEQTLILAERGPDRISPFLVPMMIVDLAAGHISIRHGLKGINYAPVSACATGNHAIGEAGEAIRRGTADVVVTGGFDCGLTPLGLAGFCAARALSTRNDDPERASRPFDAGRDGFVIGEGGGILVLEEMEFARARGAKIYAELVGYGASADAYHITAPAPDGNGARRAMEAALAQAGFSTADVGYINAHGTSTMLGDIAETGAIKAVFGDDAPVVSSTKSMTGHLLGGAGALEAVVAVMAITQGLVPPTINLEDPDPSCDLDYVPNVARNLQVNAAMSNSFGFGGHNATLLFAAV
- the rnc gene encoding ribonuclease III, producing the protein MDEPAISAALDAIERIVGYRFVDTALLEAALTHPSATEGVSARNNYERLEFLGDAVLSLVIVETVFLRFPQMPEGDMTKLKIGLVAGTTQAQIAEEIGLGEMILFGDSVKGPADRGRASALENAFEALIGAIYVDGGLATTREVVSRAYGDRIRFDFRAISEHPKSELQELAQASGLAPEYSIVETSGPPHDATFTAQVSIDGTVLGQGVGRSKKEAEMAAAAQALEVYKTK
- the smc gene encoding chromosome segregation protein SMC codes for the protein MHLKSLTLKGFKSFADKTSLKFEPGVSVVIGPNGSGKSNVTDAVLWVLGEQSAKALRGQAMEDVIFAGSSGRKALGVAEVDLKLDNSCGTLPIEFTEIVITRRMYRSGESEYLINGAPCRLMDIHELLHDTGLGKGAHSIISQGQIDEVLNARPEDRRALIEEAAGVLKHKRRKERAVRKLAGIDGLLQRARDLSSQMQRQLKPLSRQASRAEQHAALAEEVRQLDIALAVDDLRTLQSEWDAVDKQEREADVGIDLLRYRLEEKQRELTKFQLLLEEKGLFVGDLSEQRRRLQSVLERINSGLLLLEEKGKNLIERLSELRAKHHKSQARVTQRSGELEVLREQQRQTDAELKAHYAMLSELRKESEQARKERLAADEDLGRAAAEARRGRKEFDDLRIEISRSEQGMASSNLEKDLIEERRKQIQDDRLSMTATLSARRARLEQTDNLISKLQKERALSDADVDKRVRVLDSRRKDLSALRDGVTGLQAEVKGLEEVEKAFAMSAPAMAWVLSKEREFPGLVGSLVEQIKVAPEYERLVEHVLGSDLFSLLVDDRKTSLAIADGLRGRSEGEVSLIPLDVRSTAEKLDPPAGAVRLIDLIECDAKLRPALEALLGDVIAVEDLSQAFSVANAKHRVVTSSGEIAWPSGKVTAGRMVSDSAGVLERQRRINELKDQMATHQAKMGDAQDALSIAEEALLVAQQDSLELGQRLAAATGEQASIREEVGRLEVTVSAFDNDESRLQERLSAVEDRIKKSTSEAARLASALSTAEKTLTDAEETMARAKDVQEQRLRDESSINERLSACQVDVATVSEREVHLKRQINTIGADLKELEQTIKATIQTEESLELLRERIEPLHNLYAALLDKAEAWAVKLRDRARFEQADSESLRESIHTLQDAVRDAQAQIDDHSAGFSDIRVQKGRIEVQITNAVANIVERLDIPLETALDMPQFSDRAAVEEKVHRLRQKIAGLGPVNAVAVQECEALQDRLDRLTTSIEDIVASRNALSKVISAIDQKIRARFLETFEEVDIHFQDIFAVLFPGGRASLTLTDPDDPAITGIEVSAQPSGKKLTRMSLMSGGEKSLTALALLFALYRTKPCPFYILDEVEAALDDANLRRFIDYISTMRVRTQFIIVTHQRRTMEMADVLYGASMHSDGVTKLLSQKIERQPGLEERSDNALV
- the ftsY gene encoding signal recognition particle-docking protein FtsY, whose product is MPWFKRLSEGLSRSRDALQGHLSELMGRGPKVDDEFWTDLEDALIVADMGVMAATEIVSRLRRTASRLALPDAAAVLSHLTAELAAEFEQPTQDLLEGRVTLIMVGVNGTGKTTTVGKLAKQAVDSGRSVLLGSADTFRAAANEQLDVWAKRAGVEVVKRDSGEDPASVAFDTVAAARERAVDITIIDTAGRLHTSVDLMRELQKIQKVTRREADASTTVKTILTMDATTGQNGLVQAREFHAALDLDGVILTKLDGTAKGGIVVAVARELGLPVVMVGVGEGIEDLRPFNPEEFAAALIGSS
- the lepB gene encoding signal peptidase I, encoding MNTLFGTKPPGKLRNRVMLIVAIVLLVIGATLLILTNFVITTSAVSGPSMYPTLHENDVLLIRRGYPDPARGDIVLIGREITDSSGPRPGLIKRVIAIPGDSVSVDTGRAFVDGQAEPDAYTVILSSEDLSFREQTLAQGSIFVLGDNRPISRDSRIFGPVQIPQVDGRAIAIIWPPDRARAFD